A window of bacterium genomic DNA:
GACGGATCGAGGTCCGTCGTCCGATGCGCGGGGAACAGGAAATGGCCGAGCGCCGGGACTTGATCAGCCCGTCGCTCGCGGAACTCGTAGACGACCGTAACGGAATCGATGGCCGTGACCCGCGCGATGTTGGCGAGGCGGCTGCCGCTGCGGGGACTTGCGACGCGGGGATCCATGTAGAGCGAGAACGACGTCGTCACGTCGTCCGCCGTGACCGGTGTGCCGTCGGACCAGCACCATGGACGCAGGGTCACGGTGATGGCCAGGCTGTCCGGAGAGAACCGCCAGCCGCTCGCGATGTGGGGATGATAGGCGAAATCCTCCCCCATCTCGACCAGACCCTCGTGCAGCAGGACCAGGATCTGGCCGCTCGCCGCGCTCTGGTAGATCAGGGGATTCAGGACATCGGGATCCTCGGCAAAGGCTATCACCGCCGTGCCGCCGGCGACCGGACTCGTGGTGCTAGCCATGTCAGCGCCCCCGCCGCAACCCGCGAGCAGGCACGTCAAGAGCATCAACGGCACGGAAACGACGCACTTCGTGGAGCGCATGAGCACCTCGTCGAGCTGGGCGGTCGTGAAATCGCGGCCCCGTCCGTCGACGGGGCCGCGCTGGCGGCTGCTTGAAAGTAGCGACTCCCGACTGGGAGGTCAACCGGTCCTACTGCTCCGGTCCTATTTCACGAGCGACATCTTGACGGTCGCGTCGGCTCCTCCGGTGCGCGCCCTCAGGAAGTAGACTCCGCTGGCCTGAGGTTGCCCGCGGTCGTCGCGCCCCTCCCAGGTGACGGAGTGCCAGCCCGGCGAGACGGTGCCCTGGTGAAGGCTGCGTACGCGCCTGCCGGCCATGTCGTAGACGTCCACCCGCAGATCCACCTCGCCCGCGTCGCCCGGGATGTAGAGCTTGACCTCCGTGCTCGGGTTGAAGGGGTTGGGGTGATTCGGCTGCAAAGTCAACCGCGAGGGCTTCGGGATGTCCGGCACCTCGGTGGTGCTCAGGATCCTGAAGACGCCGTCGCGCAGGTTGTTGCCGCGGAAGGTCAGCCAGGGGGCCTCGGTGCCGTCGAAGGCATAGGGCATGTCCCATACGTGGATCAACAGATCCCAACCGCCGTAGACGATGTCTACGTCATGATCCCTGTCGAGATCGCAGATCACGGGTGTGGGATTGACCGGTCCGCCGAGCGAGAGCGGGAAGCCCTCCACGTCCGTACCGTCGTGCTTGAAGGCGTACAGGTTGTTGGGCGACTCTGTGTTGCCGCCGCCGATGCCGAACAGGATGTCCAGCATGCCGTCGCCGTTGATGTCGCCGACCACGGGGTTCGAATTCGAGTTGCCGGGCACCATGATCGGCCAGCCGGGCATGGTCTCGCCGCTCGTGCCGCCGACGTAGTCCGTGTCGATCAAGTGCACGTACGACTCGAGGCTGCCGAAGACCTCGACCGCCACGATCTCGAGTTCGCCATCGTCGTCGAAATCGCCGACCGCCGGACTCGGGCAGGTGCGGTCGCCGTTGTCGCTCTGGGCCCGGAAGTAGATCGGGAATCCGGTATAGTACGAGCCGTTCTCGTGCACGACGTGAAGCTGGTCGTCCTCCGAGACGAAGATGATCTCCCAGATTCCGTCCGCGTCCAGGTCGGCCACCGTGGGACTGACCATGATGCTGCCGCCGCCCCCGGTCTCGATGGGGAAGCCGGGCAACTGGGTACCGTCCCAGCGGTAGGCGCGCAGCGAGTTGGTGGTCTCCCATCCGTAGCGCGTGCCGAAGATGATGTCCTTGGCGCCGTCGTGGTCCAGGTCGAAGAGGGCGGGCCCGGAGCGGTTCCAGCCGGCCCACGAGAGTTCGGCCGTACGATCGATGAGCGGCCCGTTGGTGGCGGGGTTGCTGTCGCCGTCGCGAACCTCGGTGCCGTCGGCGTGCCAGGCCAGTGTGACCCGATTCAGGTTGTTGCAGACGATCTCCGGCTCGCCGTCGCCGTCGATGTCGCCCACGGCTGCCGGCGCCCAGACCCAGCCCGCACCTGTCGACTGGGGCCACCCCGGCAGCAGGGTGCCGTCGGACTTGAAGACGTAGATGAGCTTCAGGTCGCGGTCGGAGCAGATGATCTCCGCGCCGGGCTCGCCGTCCAGCTCGGCCAGGGTGACGGCCATCGCGGTCAACCGGCCCGTGAGGTTGGTGATGGGACCGCGCGTCTGGGCGTTGTCGTCGCCGTCGAACAGCTCGCCGCCGTCCTCGGTCCAGACGTACACCTCGTCGGCCGTGAGCACCACTTCCAGACGGCCGTCGCCCGTCACGTCGCCGACAGCGCAGTGGCTGTCGGTCTCGCGACCGAAGGGCAGGGGAAAATCGCCCGTCTCCGGGGGTGCCGTGCTCTTGGCGAACGGATCTGATTGGTCTCCCTCGATCAGCGAGGTATTCACGGCCGAGACGCGGTAGTAGTAGCGGGTCAGCAGATCGAGCCCGGAGTCGCGGAAGTAGGAGATCCCCTCCAGGAGATCGACGTTGGCCCGCGCGTAGGGGCCGCCTTCGGCATCACTGCGATACACGTGATAGCCGCGTGCGTCGTCACCAGCCACCGGGTCCCAGACCAGCTCGATCACGTCGGCGCCCAGGGTCAGGCCGGAATCGATGCCCTGCGGCACGTCCGGATCGACGATCTGGAAGTCGTGGGTGAAGGTCCGCCCCATGTTGTCCACGAAATCGATCCGTGCGTCGTAGGCCTGGGACGTGTCGATGACCGCCATCGAGAAGAGGGCGGCGCCGTTGGACGTGTCCATCAGGGCGAGTCCCGTATACGTCACCACGGTGTCGTGAAGCGTGACGTTGGGGCTGTTGGTCCGCAGGTATCCCGTGATCATGTCGGCGAAACCCGCACCGAAATTCTTGAGACGCAGAACGATGGAGATGCGCTCGTTGTCGTCCACGATGCCGTCGCTGTTGCCGTAGAAGGTGTCGAACCAGGTCAGGGCGATGGGCTCGACTTCCGGGGCCATCATGGTCGCCCCCCACTCGCTGAACCAGGACGAGCCGCCGTCGTCGACCTCGATCGTGAAGTCCAGGTTCATGCCGTCCCACATCAGCTGATGCGCCGCGACCAGGAACGGAGCGCTCGCGGCGACGGATCCACCGGAAGGCACGTCGGGCACCGCGACCACGCCGACGTTGAGCACCAGACCGGGCGTGGTGGTGGTCAGGGTCGCGGTCAGGCCGGTGGCTCCGCCCGTGCCGGTATCCTCGAAGCGCGCGGCGAGGGCCACAGTCTCTCCCGCCTCGATGACCCCGTTGCCGTTGCCGCTCGAGCCGAGCGTGCCGTCATCGATGACGGTCATCGATTCCAGCGCGATATAGGCGCCGGGATTGGAGACCGTCACCGTCACCGATGTCTGCTCGATGTTGGTGCCGTTCACGGTCAAGGTGAGATCGCCGCCCTCGGTCAGGGTGACGGGCAAGGCGACCTGTCCGACGCCGTCGGTGACGTCGCGCACGTAGACGCCGCCGGTCCGGGCGAGGGTGACCCGCGCGCCGACGACGGGTGAGCCGCCGGATGTGACGGTCACGTTGACCGTCTGCTGGCCGGTCACGAGGCTGCCGGGCGCGGCGATGACGACCGCCGCCGGGTCCGCGGTCCACATTTTCTGGGCGGGGTCGCCCAGCAGGGTGTAGTTCATGTAGGTCCAGCGCGTGAAGCTGTTGGTGGAGGCGAAATCGAGCCAGGGCAGTCGGCTCAAGGTCATCAGGTCGCCGAGTCGCGGCTCTCCCTCACACATCAGCTGATTGAAGAACTCGACCTGGAAGTCGTTGGCCGTGGAGGGAAAGGCGGCGCGGCTGGCGCCGATGGAGGCGAAGGAGCCGCCATTGGGGTTCTGCACGAAACGTTCCATGAGGCACGAGTAGTCGAAGGCGGCGGATGCGCAGTTCAACGCATACATGAGGAACGTGTTCTCGTTTGTCAGGGCGTCGGCGTCGCCGCCGGTGATGTTCAGATCACCCACCGACATGTCGAAGAAGAAGCCGTGTCCGATCTGGTTGAAGATGCCGTAGCGGCCGGTGTCCAGGCTGTCGAGCACCGCCCGACGGGTCTCGTTGACCGATCCGGGATACAGGAGCTGATCGAACTCGTCCCTCTCGTCGTAGGATTCGTAGAGCCGGATGTACTCCATGTCCGTGCACGGCTCGATCACCGAGTCGACCAGGCCTTCGGCATAGTTGGCGCCGTCGAGGGTGATGTCCCCATCCTGGTTGCGGAACAACACCTCGGCCGCGAACATGAAGCGGTTGCCAAAGCCGGAGCCGGTCTGGGCGGACTCCTGGGCGATGACCTTGTTCACGAAAACGGTTGCCGCGGCGGCATTGCTGACCGGCGCCCGGCCGAAGCCGATATCGCTCGACATGTCGCAATCATCGCCGGGGTTGAGCACGCTCTGGTTCGGTTCCCCGAAGATCATGTCGCCGTCGGCGTTCCAGTTCCCGTCCAGACAGGCGAAGTACAGGTCGGCGGGGATATCGGTGCTGCCGCCGGGCGGGTAGAAGTCGCTGGTGATGAAACGAGCCGGCACGATATCCGTATCGCCTCCCAGCAGGACATATTCCACTCCCCAGCGCTGATAGGCGTCGCGAATGAACATGCGGATGGTTTCCTGAATATCCACTCCGTGCCGGTAGTTGTCCTCGATCCAGCTGATGGTCTTGACGACGGCCGGCAACCCCTGTGCCGTGCGGGAGACCGCCAGGGGCTCGAACGCGCTCGCGAGCCCGTCGCTGGTGATGATCAAGTACGCTACGTCGCTTCCGCTCAGGCTGGGTGTCTTGCTGGGAGCGAAGCCCTTTGCGGGTCCGGCGACGGTGATGCCGTCCTCGCGCTGATAGCCGGATAACGTGCCGGGATTGTCCACGGTGGCGGCCAGGATCCGCTCCAGGCGGGCGCGCTCGCCGGGAACCTTGCGTTGGCGGACTGCCACGCTCTCGAGTGCGACGGGCACTAGCGAAGGCCGCAAGCGCACTTCGAAGCGATCGAGGAATTCCAGCGAGCCCCAGTCGCCCGCGGCGGTTCGCGTGGCGCGCAGGGGATAGACGGTGACAGTCGCCATCTTGAAGCCACGGAAGATCTGCACTCCGCCGTAGCGCCCCCAGGCGGAGGGATAGACCGAGGACTCGGCATCACCGTGCAGGGACTGGCCGACGGCTATGCCTTCGCTGCTGATCGCCTTGCCGGCGACGCGTAGGGGCGCCGGCGCGGAGACGCCATGGGTAGCGAGGGGAACGACCTCGATGTCTCCGACCGCGATGTCCAGCGGGACCAGCAAGGTCAGGGAACGTCCCACCAGTTCGGGGATGTCCGTGTCCTCCAGGCTGCGGGTGCCCGCCAGGACCGGCACGACGGTGCCGTCGCCGGTGTCGGACCAGCTCAGGCCGCTTGCGGTGAAAGTGCCCTCGTATATGACCTCTCCCCCCGCATGCGCCGAGATCGTGAAGATCGGCAGCAACAGCGCCAGGGCGAACGGCAGGATGATCACTGTGCGGTTGTTCAAGATTTGATGCCT
This region includes:
- a CDS encoding T9SS type A sorting domain-containing protein, which translates into the protein MNNRTVIILPFALALLLPIFTISAHAGGEVIYEGTFTASGLSWSDTGDGTVVPVLAGTRSLEDTDIPELVGRSLTLLVPLDIAVGDIEVVPLATHGVSAPAPLRVAGKAISSEGIAVGQSLHGDAESSVYPSAWGRYGGVQIFRGFKMATVTVYPLRATRTAAGDWGSLEFLDRFEVRLRPSLVPVALESVAVRQRKVPGERARLERILAATVDNPGTLSGYQREDGITVAGPAKGFAPSKTPSLSGSDVAYLIITSDGLASAFEPLAVSRTAQGLPAVVKTISWIEDNYRHGVDIQETIRMFIRDAYQRWGVEYVLLGGDTDIVPARFITSDFYPPGGSTDIPADLYFACLDGNWNADGDMIFGEPNQSVLNPGDDCDMSSDIGFGRAPVSNAAAATVFVNKVIAQESAQTGSGFGNRFMFAAEVLFRNQDGDITLDGANYAEGLVDSVIEPCTDMEYIRLYESYDERDEFDQLLYPGSVNETRRAVLDSLDTGRYGIFNQIGHGFFFDMSVGDLNITGGDADALTNENTFLMYALNCASAAFDYSCLMERFVQNPNGGSFASIGASRAAFPSTANDFQVEFFNQLMCEGEPRLGDLMTLSRLPWLDFASTNSFTRWTYMNYTLLGDPAQKMWTADPAAVVIAAPGSLVTGQQTVNVTVTSGGSPVVGARVTLARTGGVYVRDVTDGVGQVALPVTLTEGGDLTLTVNGTNIEQTSVTVTVSNPGAYIALESMTVIDDGTLGSSGNGNGVIEAGETVALAARFEDTGTGGATGLTATLTTTTPGLVLNVGVVAVPDVPSGGSVAASAPFLVAAHQLMWDGMNLDFTIEVDDGGSSWFSEWGATMMAPEVEPIALTWFDTFYGNSDGIVDDNERISIVLRLKNFGAGFADMITGYLRTNSPNVTLHDTVVTYTGLALMDTSNGAALFSMAVIDTSQAYDARIDFVDNMGRTFTHDFQIVDPDVPQGIDSGLTLGADVIELVWDPVAGDDARGYHVYRSDAEGGPYARANVDLLEGISYFRDSGLDLLTRYYYRVSAVNTSLIEGDQSDPFAKSTAPPETGDFPLPFGRETDSHCAVGDVTGDGRLEVVLTADEVYVWTEDGGELFDGDDNAQTRGPITNLTGRLTAMAVTLAELDGEPGAEIICSDRDLKLIYVFKSDGTLLPGWPQSTGAGWVWAPAAVGDIDGDGEPEIVCNNLNRVTLAWHADGTEVRDGDSNPATNGPLIDRTAELSWAGWNRSGPALFDLDHDGAKDIIFGTRYGWETTNSLRAYRWDGTQLPGFPIETGGGGSIMVSPTVADLDADGIWEIIFVSEDDQLHVVHENGSYYTGFPIYFRAQSDNGDRTCPSPAVGDFDDDGELEIVAVEVFGSLESYVHLIDTDYVGGTSGETMPGWPIMVPGNSNSNPVVGDINGDGMLDILFGIGGGNTESPNNLYAFKHDGTDVEGFPLSLGGPVNPTPVICDLDRDHDVDIVYGGWDLLIHVWDMPYAFDGTEAPWLTFRGNNLRDGVFRILSTTEVPDIPKPSRLTLQPNHPNPFNPSTEVKLYIPGDAGEVDLRVDVYDMAGRRVRSLHQGTVSPGWHSVTWEGRDDRGQPQASGVYFLRARTGGADATVKMSLVK